In Juglans regia cultivar Chandler chromosome 13, Walnut 2.0, whole genome shotgun sequence, the DNA window TATTCTGTTTTTCTCCATGCTTGAAGAGAAGGTGAACAGAAAAGTGTTGATTCCCAAATCTTCAATATTTAAACCAGGTGCAAAGCTCCATACTGCTCGGATTGTGGTGTAAAAAATGTGCTTGTTCAGTGCTTTTGTGGAAACCAGCTTACCTATAAGAGCATGGTTGGAAATCTGAGTAGCTTTTTCCGTTGCTGGGACCAGGATGATATCTTCCCAAGTCAGAGCTTTTGTTTGTTCTATAAGCTGGTCGATACCTTGATGTTCCTTTGACATTTCGGGAAGTTGGTTGGTGAGAATGATGAAAGTAGTTGAAAGGATTGACTAAAAGGAAGAAATGGTAGATAGAAAGGGACAGATAGTTAGGTAAGAAAAGGGTCCTAGGTGAAAAGGGATAATTGGGCTGACAGTTAGGTTAAAGGAAGATCATAGGGACGAAAGCAACAAGAGAAGAGGAAACTCATCTTTTCCAGAGAGCGGTTAGTACCCTCGATTATTTATTGGTAATATTTATTGGCacgtgattttaaattattctacatATAAACAATCAAAGTTATCATTTATAGATTGTCCGTTTCTATCCATGCATGGTATCTACTAATCGACcaaattatggattttttttcttctccttccggAACAGAATCCTCTGTTTCTTTATAAGAGCTTCTTGTAGCTATTCGCATTACACTCTGCAGTATCTTTAGCCCAACATCCTCAATCCTTCCAAACTACGATCATGGTTGGCAACGACTTCAAAGTCAAACATTTCCGCTTTCCAAAGCCCCCGTTCATCTTTTATCTGTCAATGATTGCCACTTTCTTCTTAGTAATCCCTTTTACAAGTGCGATATCCTTCAACTATACCAGCTTCAATTCCGACGACACCAACATAACATATGATCAGAGAGCTGCCGCTGCAGACAACGTCATCCGACTCACCGGCAACCAGGCCCATAACCAGTTCGTGGGTCGCGCCACGTATTCCCGTCCGATGCATCTGTGGGATAAGGTCTCCGGAAACCTCACTGATTTCACTACCCATTTTTCCTTTGTCATCGATTCTCAAAATAGAACGAAATATGGAGATGGGCTTGTGTTCTTCCTAGATCGTGCTGGTTCAAAGATTCCCGAATCCGTCACAAAAGGTGGCGGTATGGGTCTTACTCGAGATGGCCAGGAATTAAACACCACAGACAATCATTTTGTGGCAGTGGAGTTCGATATCTATAAGAACAGCCTTTGGGATCCTCCCGGCCTTCATGTAGGTATTGATATCAAGTCCATGAGATCTATTGCGAATGTGTCATGGTTAATCAGTAATACCTCGATTATGGAAGGGAGAAAGAATGAAGCTTGGATTAGCTATAATTCTAGTTCTCATAACTTGAGTGTTGTCTTCACTGGTTTAAGAAACAATGTTCCTGTAAGGCAGTTCCTTTATGAAATTGTTGATTTGAGACTTCACCTACCTGAATTTGTTGCTTTTGGATTCTCAGCCGCAACAGGAAATGCTTCTGCAATGCATACCATTTACTCATGGGATTTCAGTTCCAGTTTGGAAACTGATGATGATATTGTAACTAATCCAACAGGGTCAGGTGCTCCAAGCCGAAGTAAAAACAAGAAGTTAGGGTTAGCCTTGGGGTTGGGCGCCGGTggattttttttggttggtggGCTGGCTTTGGTTCTGTTGGCCTTATGGAAGAAGAGTAGGAGAGATCAAGAAGATGATCTTGCCTTTGCTGTATACATGGATGAGGAATTTCAGAGGGGAACTGGGCCAAAGAGGTTCTCGTTTAAGGAATTGGCTCGTGCCACGAAGAATTTTAGTGATGAAGAAAAGCTAGGTCAGGGAGGATTTGGAGGTGTTTACAGAGGATTTTTAAGGGACTCAAATGCTTCTGTTGCTATTAAGAGAGTATCAAAAGCGTCTAAACAGGGGATTAAGGAGTATGCATCGGAAGTAAAAATCATTGGCCAATTAAGACATAGAAATTTG includes these proteins:
- the LOC108983901 gene encoding L-type lectin-domain containing receptor kinase IX.1-like, whose protein sequence is MVGNDFKVKHFRFPKPPFIFYLSMIATFFLVIPFTSAISFNYTSFNSDDTNITYDQRAAAADNVIRLTGNQAHNQFVGRATYSRPMHLWDKVSGNLTDFTTHFSFVIDSQNRTKYGDGLVFFLDRAGSKIPESVTKGGGMGLTRDGQELNTTDNHFVAVEFDIYKNSLWDPPGLHVAATGNASAMHTIYSWDFSSSLETDDDIVTNPTGSGAPSRSKNKKLGLALGLGAGGFFLVGGLALVLLALWKKSRRDQEDDLAFAVYMDEEFQRGTGPKRFSFKELARATKNFSDEEKLGQGGFGGVYRGFLRDSNASVAIKRVSKASKQGIKEYASEVKIIGQLRHRNLVQLLGWCHERRELLLVYEFLSNGSLDSFLFKDNSLLIWELRYKIAQGLASALLYLHEEWEQCVVHRDIKSSNIMLDSDFNAKLGDFGLARFVDHDKGSRTTVLAGTMGYMAPECVTSGQTGKESDVYSFGIVALEIACGRKPVTPKAPEDQVIMLEWVWGLYGRGEVLEAADPRLLGDFNEQQMEQLMIVGLWCAHPDRNLRPSIRETIHVLNFEAPLPVLPSNIPPPVYPPRANRVNRPAETSLLYTSNVATDSEGGKSQYSSQISYNTNSSQLTTSSSTSVSLLNVG